A single region of the Gossypium arboreum isolate Shixiya-1 chromosome 12, ASM2569848v2, whole genome shotgun sequence genome encodes:
- the LOC108465087 gene encoding putative glycosyltransferase 7 gives MVCPEFSHPQSSSPMAKPRNRSFWCLPDAFLVFGVAFLALLLVASFWSFFTPTPNFEPTVTDPPSKLNMNPVDCSESGFGVNLKSDPKNPTFYDDPEMSYSLEKPVKDWDKKRAEWLKQHPSFAAGARERIVLVTGSQPKPCKNPIGDHLLLRFFKNKVDYCRIHGYDIFYNNLLLHPKMGSYWAKLPVVKAAMLAHPEAEWIWWVDSDALFTDMEFKLPLERYKNHNLVVHGWPKLIYEKKSWTSLNAGVFLIRNCQWSMDLINTWSSMGPMSKDYEKWGQIQRSTFKDKLFPESDDQSAMVYLLYTEKEKYYDHIYLEGEFYFEGYWVEIVGGYENTTERYLEIERGAPKLRRRHAEKVSEQYAAFREEFLKEAGNGKGSWRRPLITHFTGCQPCSGDHNQMYAGESCWNGMVKALNFADNQVLRKYGFVHSDLHDSSTVTEIPFDYPADEGPW, from the coding sequence ATGGTGTGTCCTGAGTTTTCTCATCCTCAATCTTCTTCTCCCATGGCGAAACCTCGGAACCGGTCGTTTTGGTGTCTTCCCGATGCCTTTCTTGTCTTTGGTGTTGCATTTTTAGCTCTTTTATTAGTAGCGTCGTTTTGGTCTTTTTTCACTCCAACACCAAACTTTGAACCCACTGTAACCGACCCACCCTCCAAGTTGAACATGAATCCAGTCGATTGCTCGGAAAGTGGGTTCGGAGTTAACTTAAAATCCGATCCCAAAAACCCCACCTTTTACGACGACCCGGAGATGAGTTACTCCCTTGAAAAGCCGGTGAAAGATTGGGATAAAAAACGAGCAGAGTGGTTGAAGCAACATCCTTCTTTCGCCGCCGGAGCACGTGAAAGAATCGTTCTTGTAACTGGGTCCCAACCCAAGCCATGTAAGAATCCCATTGGTGATCATTTACTCTTGCGTTTCTTTAAGAACAAGGTTGATTACTGTAGAATCCATGGCTACGATATTTTTTACAATAACTTGTTATTGCACCCCAAAATGGGTTCCTATTGGGCAAAGTTACCTGTGGTTAAAGCAGCCATGTTGGCTCACCCTGAAGCTGAGTGGATCTGGTGGGTTGACTCGGACGCCTTGTTTACAGACATGGAGTTTAAGTTACCCTTAGAAAGGTACAAAAACCATAACTTGGTTGTTCATGGTTGGCCTAAGTTGATTTATGAGAAGAAAAGTTGGACCAGTTTAAATGCTGGGGTTTTTCTGATTAGGAATTGCCAATGGTCTATGGATTTGATTAACACTTGGTCTAGCATGGGTCCAATGAGTAAAGATTATGAGAAGTGGGGTCAGATTCAACGATCAACGTTCAAAGATAAGCTTTTCCCTGAATCAGATGATCAGTCGGCTATGGTTTACTTGCTTTATACAGAAAAAGAGAAATATTATGATCATATTTATTTGGAAGGAGAGTTTTATTTTGAAGGGTATTGGGTTGAGATTGTTGGAGGGTACGAGAACACAACGGAGAGGTACTTGGAGATTGAGAGAGGGGCGCCAAAGTTAAGGAGGAGACATGCTGAGAAAGTGAGTGAGCAATATGCAGCTTTTAGGGAAGAATTCCTGAAGGAAGCTGGGAATGGGAAAGGGAGTTGGAGGAGACCATTGATCACTCATTTCACGGGTTGTCAGCCTTGTAGTGGCGACCATAATCAGATGTATGCTGGGGAGTCTTGTTGGAATGGGATGGTCAAAGCTTTGAACTTTGCTGATAATCAGGTGTTGCGCAAGTATGGGTTTGTGCACTCGGATCTACATGATTCCTCCACTGTTACTGAAATTCCGTTTGATTACCCTGCGGATGAGGGTCCATGGTGA